The genomic stretch ATCATCCTAATGCTAATAAGTTAAAGCACCCATATGCTGTAAATCAATTAACAAAATTAGATACCAACAAGAGAGCGCTTATAGGTTGGTTATCATCGTTAAGTTATAAAATCGATAACTCCAATAATTTGAGAATTGTAGGAGATAGAGAAAAAGCCTTTTATTTAGAAGAAAGAAACGGAAAGATTGAACGTAGATATTTAAATAAAAAATGCCTGGATATTCTTGAAACAGATTTACTTGGATACAAAAAGCTTTATTGGCAAGAAGGTTTTTTAGATCACAACGATGTTCTATTTTTCAGTTATCAACTTATAAAAAAGTACCCTTTTATTTTAAAAGTTTTACAAGCCAAATTCCCATATTTTTTCGTGGATGAATTTCAGGATACCAATCCAATTCAAGTGGCTATCTTGAAACTAATAGTTGAAAAAGAAACTATTGTTGGAATAATAGGCGATGAAGCTCAATCTATTTATTCATTTCAAGGTGCAGACCCAAAACAATTTCATTCTTTTGAATTGCCATATATTGTGGATTATGAAATGGCTGATAATAGGCGAAGCACCAACCTCATCATTGATGTATTAAATAAAATTCGTGTAGATATAAGACAAAATAAATTTAGAAATGTAAATGGAGAAAAACCAATTATTATCATTGGCGAGAGAGTTGCCGCTCTTAAAAAAGCAAAAGAAAACAGTAAAAATGAAGCAATATATTCATTGTCAAGAGATAATATAACATCTAATTTAATGAAGAAAGAAATCGGAGGTACATCTTTTGATGATACACTAATCGATCAACTTTCAGATATAGACAAATCAGGTAGTAGCAATCATTATAGAAGCAAAGTGATTATTGGTTGTGTAAAAGCAACAGAACTTGCTCATGAAGGAAAATATAAAGATGCAATTAAAGAATTAGAGCAATTGTTTAAGGAGAAGAATAACAAGAGCGAAAGAAAAAAAGAAGGACTTAAATATCTATGCTTACTTTTAAAGAAATATGATGAATTGAAAAATAACTCTCTGTTTGATTTTTATTCATTTGTGAAAAGTGAAATTAAACCAGATATTTCAAGTTTAAGAAGTGGTGCGCCTAAAACATTTTATGAAGATCATAGTTATCTACAATTAGCTTTATGTGTAAGGATCAACGAGGATATTAGTAAGAATAAGACCATCCATAAAGCGAAGGGCGATGAATTCGACAATGTTTTTGTTGTATTAAAAAATGAAAAAGATTTTGAGTTTTTTTTGAAAACAAATCTATTCGGCGATGAAGAACATAGAATTTTTTATGTAGCAATAAGTAGAGCTGTGGAGAGATTATTTATCAATATACCATCATTATCTAAAGATGATTTGCCAAAGTTAGAAGGTTTGTTCAATATAATTGAAGTCTAGAAATTTTTGTTATGGATTGACTTAAAGGATGGTGATCTCACTTCGATATTTCAAGAGGCTGGCATTTCCGGTCTGCACTTTCCACGGTAACCATATCGCTGGTAGCTGGTAGTATCAGTTCGGATGACTGCTAAAAATATAGATTTTATTCTGAGATGAACAATGATTTCCGAGCAGAAGATTATGAGCAGAACGAGAAGAAAAACTATGGCATCTATATTCACCTAACTTGCCATAATATATTCATAGAAGGATTCGAACGGCCGTTAAGAAAATGCGCCCTTTGGAAGCATTTTTAGGCCCGGCGTGATAGCGTACTGAAAGTACGCGGAGCGAATCCCTCCTTCTCCGCCAGTCAATATATAAAGCACTATTCCTCGATAGCTCAACGGTGGAGCAACCGGCTGTTAACCGGTAGGTTGTAGGTTCGAATCCTACTCGGGGAGCCATGGCAGGGTAGCCAAGTGGTCTAAGGCAAGTGGTTCATACCCGCTCATTCGAGAGTTCAAATCTCTCCCCTGCTACCACACCTGCGGGTGTAGCTCAATGGTAGAGCGCTAGCCTTCCAAGCTAGTTACGTGAGTTCGATTCTCATCACCCGCTCCATACAGAAATTTTAACCGCACTGAAATCAGTGCGGTTTTTGTTTAATTCATTATGAAAAAAGCTGGTTGTATTTATTGCATTTATTTAATAACGCACATCTTTTTAATAATGTTTGCAACAATCTGCATATCATGATAAAATTATACGATAATTGTTTCTGAGCGGAAAGTTTGCCACGAGGATACATCAGATAACACTGGGGCGTTTGTGTTTTGTGGTGGTGTCTTCTTAATTCTTGCTGCAAAAAACAAGGATGATGTCACCTGGAAAAGGGTGACTTATAACACGATATTTTATGGCTGTAGCTATAATTTTAAAAATTAGGAGGTTTATCTTGACTAAAGAAAACAAATTACAGATTATTCCCCTCGGTGGATTAGGGGAAATTGGGAAGAACATGACCATCATCCGGTATAATAACCAGATTCTAATTATTGATGTGGGTATGGCTTTTCCGGATGATGATATGCCAGGGATTGATGTCGTTATTCCCGACATGACGTATATCATGGAAAATAAGGATTTAGTCCTCGGAGTTTTAATCACTCATGGTCACGAAGATCATATCGGAGCCCTACCTTATCTGCTCAGAAACTTAGACGTACCCGTTTATGGAACACGTTTGGCTCTTGGCATAATTCAAACGAAATTGAATGAAGCTAAGTTAAGTAATGTTAGAACTGTTGAGATTGCTCCGCGAGATTCGGTGAAGCTCGGTGTATTCAAAGTTGAATTCATTAATGTCAGTCATAGCATTCCCGGTGCTGTTGGTTTAGCCATTCATACTCCGCTGGGAACTGTCGTACACACCGGAGACTTCAAGCTGGACCACACCCCGGCAAGCGGGGAAATGCTCGATGTTCACAAGTTTGCTGAGCTTGGGGATAGAGGGGTGCTTTGTTTGCTATCGGACAGTACCAACGTCGAACGCACAGGCTTTACTCCATCAGAAAAATTTGTAGGACAGAATATCGATGAGGCGTTTTCGAGCGCCGAAGGACGAATTATTTTTGCTAGCTTTGCTTCAAATGTCAATCGATTGCAACAAGCTATTTTAGCAGCGCACAAATACAATCGCAAGGTTGCTGTTGTTGGGCGTAGTATGGTGAATGTCGTGGATATTGCCTCTGATTTAGGCTATTTGGATATCCCTGAAGATACGTTGGTTGAAGTGGACGAAATTGTTAATCTACCCGTTGAAGAAGTATGCATTCTTACAACAGGTAGCCAAGGTGAGCCTATGTCAGCTTTAACGCGGATGGCTCAACATGACCATCGTCAAATATCTATCAGCCCTGGGGACACCGTAATCATTTCTGCATCACCTATTCCCGGTAACGAGAAGGCTGTTGCACGTAATATTGATATGCTTTTCAAGCTTGGTGCAAAGGTGATATACGAGCACATTTCGGGGATGCACGTATCTGGGCATGCAAGCCAGGAAGAATTAAAGTTGATGATTAGCATGGTTAAACCCCGTTACTTCTTACCTGTGCACGGTGAGTATCGTATGCTTATGAAGCATGCGGACCTTGCTGGTGAACTTGGTATACCAAAGGAAAATACATTTATCGCCGAAATCGGCAATGTTATCGAGTTCACTCGACATGGCGCTAGAATTGCTGATAAAGTAACATCCGGTCGAGTTCTCATCGATGGCTTAGGTATAGGCGATGTGGGTAATATAGTATTGAGAGATCGCAAGCAACTCTCACAAGATGGGATCCTTATTATTGTGCTGACCTTAAATGGCGCTAATGGATCTATTTTGTCAGGACCGGATATTGTTACCCGAGGATTTGTCTATGTAAGGGAATCTGAACCGATGCTTGATGAGGTTAAGGAAAACACACGTAGAATTATGGCTCGGTGTCAGCAAAATGGCATTCGAGAATGGGCTAGTCTTAAAAACCAGATTCGTGATGGGGTTGGCAAACAACTTTACGATAAAACAAAGAGACGACCCATGATTATTCCTATTATTCAAGAGGTTAAAGGTCTTTAAGTTTAAACGAAACATTCCATTGACATTTAAGTTCAATTCAGATATACTAACAAATGTTCCGCGAAAATGGCCCATTGGTCAAGCGGCCTAAGACACCGCCCTTTCACGGCGGTAACACGGGTTCGAATCCCGTATGGGTCACCAAATTAGGGCGATTAGCTCAGCTGGGAGAGCGCCTGCCTTACAAGCAGGATGTCGGCGGTTCGATCCCGTCATCGCCCACCAAAATACGGCCCCGTGGTGTAGTGGTTAACATGCCTGCCTGTCACGCAGGAGATCGTCGGTTCAAGTCCGATCGGGGTCGCCATTTTAATTTAATAGCGCGAAACACATAGTGGGTAGGTGGCCGAGTGGTTAAAGGCGGCAGACTGTAAATCTGTTCCGAAAGGTACGGTGGTTCGAATCCATCCCTGCCCACCACTAAAAAAACGTCGCGGGATGGAGCAGCGGTAGCTCGTCGGGCTCATAACCCGAAGGTCGTCGGTTCAAATCCGGCTCCCGCAACCAAAGGTTTTAAGTCAACGGAAGTTGATTTAATAGAAGCGTAGGGATGTCGCCAAGCGGTAAGGCACCAGACTTTGACTCTGGCATTCGTAGGTTCGAATCCTGCCATCCCTGCCATTATGAGCCATTAGCTCAGTCGGTAGAGCACCTGACTTTTAATCAGGGTGTCCCGCGTTCGAGTCGCGGATGGCTCACCATTTTCTAACAAGGCAATGAGATGCGGGTGTAACTCAGTGGTAGAGTGTCACCTTGCCAAGGTGAAAGTCGCGAGTTCGAATCTCGTCACCCGCTCCAAAACAATGCGCTCGTAGCTCAGCTGGATAGAGCGTCTGACTACGAATCAGAAGGCCGGGAGTTCGAATCTCTCCGAGCGCACCATTTTAAATTGTATTAAACAATCCCTTACGCCGTTATAGCTCAGTTGGTAGAGCGCATCCTTGGTAAGGATGAGGTCACCGGTTCAAATCCGGTTAACGGCTCCATAAACAATGCGGGAGTGGCGGAACTGGCAGACGCGCACGTTTGAGGGGCGTGTGGGTAACTCCATACGGGTTCAAGTCCCGTCTTCCGCACCATAAGTAAATATTGCGGAGAAGTACTCAAGTGGCTGAAGAGGACGGTTTGCTAAACCGTTAGAGTGGGTAACTGCTGCGAGGGTTCGAATCCCTCCTTCTCCGCCAGTCAATATATAAAGCACTATTCCTCGATAGCTCAACGGTGGAGCAACCGGCTGTTAACCGGTAGGTTGTAGGTTCGAATCCTACTCGGGGAGCCATGGCAGGGTAGCCAAGTGGTCTAAGGCAAGTGGTTCATACCCGCTCATTCGAGAGTTCAAATCTCTCCCCTGCTACCACACCTGCGGGTGTAGCTCAATGGTAGAGCGCTAGCCTTCCAAGCTAGTTACGTGAGTTCGATTCTCATCACCCGCTCCATACAGAAATTTTAACCGCACTGAAATCAGTGCGGTTTTTGTTGTAATATATACCGAATCATTATATAAAACCTGTTATCTTGGTTGAGCTTGAACCAAAACACATTCGTTGCTAACTAGCATTAAGCCTTTTTCGCGTCCCTTACGAAGCGCTTCTTGACATTCTGCGCCGGGTTGCATCCATACTCTTTTGATGCCAAGTTGAGCACATTCATCGATTATTTTTTCAGTTACTGAGGGTGGAACGATTATACTGACTACGTCAGGCAGGGTAGGTAATGAGCTCAATGAGGGATAGCAAGGCTCTCCATCAATCTCAGAAAGCTTTGGATTGATGGGGTAGACAGTGTAGCCGCTTCTTTTCAGTTTTTTATAAACCTTGTGGCCAAATTTGGCTGGATCCGATGATACTCCGACGACCGCCCAAATTTCCTGATTTAAGCATTCTTGAATATTATTTTGCATTGTTGCGCACCTCAATCTTCTTATATTTCTATTGGGTTATATTCCTATTATAACAACTGCAAGTTCAACATGCGATGCGTCACCTTAAAATGGCAATATATTATGGATAAGATTTTTCTTGATTATATACATTTTGTATAGAAACTTGCTATAATGTTCTTATAATTGAAAAGAGGAAGAGTTAGATTTTCCGAAAGGAAAATCTTAAGGGAAGTCAGTCGATCTGACGCGGTGCCCGCCACTGTAAGAGGGAGTTAATCCACACTAATGTCACTGGAGTTTATCTGAGAAGACGTGGGTTAATGAAGAACTTAAGCCAGGAAACCTGCTCGCCTCCATAGTTCAAAGCAACCTACGGGATGTTAGGGAGGTAGATATCATGTTCGAGATATTTGTATCAAGTTCAGGATAGGACCCTTTCCGTTGGAAAGGGTCTTTTTGTGCTATTAAGATTGAAGGAGTGAGGCCATGTCCAAGCGCTTACAACTCTTTATTGGCTTATTATTGATGTTGCTTAGTGTTCCATACAAAGCATCAGCTATGCATATTATGGAAGGATTTTTGCAACCTGGCTGGGCAGTTGCCTGGGGTGCTTTAACCATACCTTTTGTTGTATTGGGGATATTCTCCATTAAAAAGACCATTTCGTCTAATCCTCGCTTAAAAATACTCTTAGCTATGGCAGGAGCGTTTGCCTTTGTTCTATCGGCTTTGAAACTACCTTCGGTTACGGGGAGTAGCTCACATCCCACTGGGGTAGGTTTTGGAGCGATTCTTTTTGGCCCTACTGCGATGACTGTCATCGGGGTAATTGTGCTTTTGTTTCAAGCTCTGCTTTTAGCCCACGGAGGTCTGACGACTCTCGGGGCAAATGCATTTTCAATGGCAGTGGTCGGCCCTTTTGTGGCCTATGGTGTTTATAAGCTAGTTCAAAAATTCAGAGGCCCTCAATGGCTGGGCGTGTTTTTGGCAGCGTCATTAGCTGATTTAGCTACTTATGTTATGACATCAGTGCAACTTGCTTTAGCTTTTCCGGCTGAAGTGGGAGGTTTTGCGGTTTCTCTAGCCAAGTTCATGGGGATTTTTGCAGTGACTCAGATTCCTCTAGCTATTAGTGAGGGAATCCTAACTGTAATCATCTTTAACGCCTTGAGTAGTTATGGCAAAGAAGAAATGAAAGATCTCAAGCTTTATACAAAGGAGGTCTAAGGTATGGCGAATTCAGTTGTTGAAAAAACAAAGAAATTCAGTATGAAGGTAAATCTTGTGCTCCTATTGAGTGTTGTCGTTATAACTGTCACACCCTTGTTTCTCCTCAAGAATGCTGAATTTTCCGGAGCAGATGGATTGGCAGAGGAAGAAATCATGAACCTTCAAGCCGACTACGCCCCCTGGTTTTCCCCACTCTTTGTGCCTGCCAGCGGAGAGATTGAAAGCTTACTTTTTGCGCTTCAAGCTGCTCTTGGGGCTGGAGTGATTGGTTTTGGTCTAGGATATCTTAAAGGACGAAGTAAGGACTAGAAGCGGAATTCGGTGACTGCTGAACGATGCGCGAAAGGAGCTCTGTGAAAAATGCTTAATACAGATACTTATGCTTATGCTTCACAGCTCAAGGTCATCGAACCGATGCAGAAATTTATCTTTGCCATCCTGACGATGGGGGTGTGCCTTTGGGCGGATAACCGTCTTATCTCCATAGCTGTAATAATAATCATGAGTAGCATTGTCATACTACGTGGAGGCACACCCCTACCATATTTTCTGAAATTAATATCGATACCCATGGCCTTTTTAATAATAAGTGCTTTTACCATTGCGATTGGGTTCTCAATCGATCAACAGAATTTTATATTGGCCATACCTGTAGCAAATTTTTGGCTGGGTATCACTCAAAGCGGATTGCAGCAAAGCATTAATCTGTTTTTTAGAGTATTGGGCTCTGTATCCTGCTTATATTTTCTTGCTCTGAGCACCCCAATGGTGGATTTGTTTTCCGTCCTTCGAAAACTTCGACTTCCTAAGTTGATGATAGAAATGATGGAGCTAATTTATCGTTTCATATTTGTACTTTTGGAAACTGCAGGGACCATGTATACCGCCCAAAATTCTCGACTGGGTTATGTCAACCTTGTTTCAGGGTATCGTTCCATGGGGAGCCTAGTTTCAGCTTTGTTTATTCGCTCTTATAAGCGTTCCAATGAATTATATACTTCTTTGGAGGCTCGGGGATATGATGGAGAGCTTAGAGTCCTGGAAGAAAAATATGTTGGCAATAAATCGCTACTTTACATGGCTGTTGGTATTAACGGGCTGTTAATCTTACTGGCTAGTGTACTAAAGTAGGACTTCGCGAATTAAATTCGTCGTGATTCGTCGACTAGTTGGAATTCAACCCTGTTCAAGCTGTTCGGGAACTGGATTTTCGGATCAGGATAGAGATGACGTTAGATGAGGAAGAAGAGATAGAATGAATGATACTATATTAGAATTAAGAGATCTCCATTATTATTATCCTGACGGGACGCATGCTCTCAAAGACGTCAACATAAAGATCAAGAAAGGGCATGTTACAGCTTTGTTGGGGGGCAATGGGGCAGGTAAGTCCACTCTGTTTCACCATCTAAATGGGATTGTAAAGCCTTCTTCAGGTATCGTGTTCTTTAATAATCAGCCTGTGAATTACTCCCGAAAGGGGCTCGTCGATCTAAGACAATCGGTCGGGATGGTTTTTCAAGATCCGGATAACCAGCTTTTTTCGGCTAGTGTTTATCAGGATATTTCCTACGGGGCGCTAAATCTTCAGTTGCCAGAGGAAGAAGTGCGGAGAAGGGTGGAGCGTGCTCTGGTGAGAACAGGAATTGCTCACTTGCGTAATAAACCTACCCATGCACTTAGTTTTGGACAGAAAAAACGTGTAGCAATCGCCGGGGTGTTAGTTATGGAACCACGGATCTTGGTATTGGATGAACCGACGGCAGGGTTGGATCCTAAGGGAATATCGGAGATTCTCAAGCTCTTAAAACAAACTCAACAAGAGATGGATTTAACGATACTTATTGCTACCCATGATATCGATATAGTTCCGCTCTTTTGCGATTATGTGTTTGTTATGGATGAAGGAAAAGTCTGTTTAGAAGGAACCTGCGGAGAAGTATTTGCTAGGAAAGAGGCCCTGCGCAGTGTTAATCTCAGGCTACCAAGAGTTGGACATCTCATGGAGATTTTAGCGAATCGAGATGACTTCGAACTAGACGATATTCCCATGACAATTTCCGGAGCACGCAGGGAGTTGAAAAAATGGAGAGAGCGCAGCGGTAGGGGACAAGAGGTTTTTTGGGGGGATTAGTAATAATACTTGACTGTTCGCTATTTTTTGTTATAATATTTATTGTCACGCGGAAGTGGCTCAGCGGTAGAGCATTGGCTTCCCAAGCCGAGGATCGCGGGTTCGAATCCCGTCTTCCGCTCCATAAGTAGTCGAGACGTCGCAAGGGTTTGCGGCGTTTTTTGTTTTGGGGGGTTACCATGGACAGAAGCAGTTTTAAAAGCAAGGCAGAATATATGAATATTGATGATGTATGTGCTTATCTATCTATATCTAAGGCTACAGCGAAAAATTGGATTAGGAGCAATAAGCTTAAACCTATTGAAGGATATGGGCAGAAGAGTTTTTTTCTGCGAGGTGAGGTTGCAGCGCTTTTAAAACAAATAAAGAGTGGAGCTTTACCCAATCTAAAGACACGACGTAATAAAGCCTTTGTTTCAGGAGCAGTAATTCCCAAGAACTACCTTCAAAACAAATTGGGTATCGATATTGTTGAGAATATTATTGCCCAGACCCATGCTATCGATTTGCCGGAGGATTACGCACGCGTGATATTGGCAGAATATGCGTTGAAATTATTGAACAGTCGTAACATGGGAATGAGGGAATCGGCGAAAAGAGGAGATCTTTTTTCTAAGAATCCTGAGAATTGTATACTGCCACTGTATCTCCAAGACAGACAGGTCGCTGGCTGTTATTATTCGTTGATTAGTGATCTTCTTGAGGGGATAAAGGATCTCGAAATAAAAATCAGTCGCTTATCTCCAACACTATGTTTTCCTTTAACATACATTGATGGTCAAGACGTATTAGGTCTCTTATATATGTCCTTACAGAACATAGGTGCACGAAAGACTCAAGGTGTATATTATACCCCTTCGACTGTTGTAAGGGATGCCGTAGATCAGCTCATGCCTGAACTTAATAAAAATAGTAAACTTCTTGATCCCTGCTGTGGAACAGGGAATTTTTTAATCTATGCCCATAAATGTATGAAAGAGTTAGAAGGATTGTATGGCTATGATATTGACCCTTTAAGTGTATCCTTGACACGGATCAATATGGCTTTGGCTACCAAGACGGATAATATTGAGCTGCTCTATCGTAATTTCATTTGCCAAAATGCTTTACTTCGTGAATCGCAATCTGAGTTTGATGTGATTATCGGTAATCCTCCTTGGGGCTTCAACTACAATCTAGAGGAACAAAAAACTTTAAGAGAAGTCTATTGTTCCGCCCATACGAAGACCGTCGAGTCCTTTTGTGTTTTCACCGAATTTGCTTTGAAAAATGTAATTGATGGAGGCAAAGTTGCATTTGTTTTGCCTCAGTCTCTTCTCAATGTGAAAATACATCAGCCTTTGCGTGATTATCTATGGAGAAACGCCAAAATTAAACGCATTCGTTATTGGGATGATGTCTTTGACGGGGTACAATGTCCGGCAATAACTTTAACCTTGGAGAAGGACCAAGAAGAGTTGGGGATTAAAGGGATGGAGGTTGTTACAAACTACAGTGCGTTTAATATCAATAGTGAAAGAGTTCTTGCTCAAGCCAATTGGAATTTTAACCTGACTGATGAAGAATACACCTTGCTGCAAAAAATTGAATCCGCCGATAAAATCATTCAATTAAAAGACAAAGCTGATTTTGCTTTAGGGATT from Desulfitobacterium dichloroeliminans LMG P-21439 encodes the following:
- a CDS encoding UvrD-helicase domain-containing protein, with the translated sequence MISINSDTLIPIEQHFRVSAGPGAGKTYWMVNQIKNVLHTSKRLMKTRKIACVTYTNIAVETILKRLGTSASQVEVSTIHSFLYKHIVKPYASFLVADYGLDAAEIDGHDDSVLHLKKVVEWIENHPNANKLKHPYAVNQLTKLDTNKRALIGWLSSLSYKIDNSNNLRIVGDREKAFYLEERNGKIERRYLNKKCLDILETDLLGYKKLYWQEGFLDHNDVLFFSYQLIKKYPFILKVLQAKFPYFFVDEFQDTNPIQVAILKLIVEKETIVGIIGDEAQSIYSFQGADPKQFHSFELPYIVDYEMADNRRSTNLIIDVLNKIRVDIRQNKFRNVNGEKPIIIIGERVAALKKAKENSKNEAIYSLSRDNITSNLMKKEIGGTSFDDTLIDQLSDIDKSGSSNHYRSKVIIGCVKATELAHEGKYKDAIKELEQLFKEKNNKSERKKEGLKYLCLLLKKYDELKNNSLFDFYSFVKSEIKPDISSLRSGAPKTFYEDHSYLQLALCVRINEDISKNKTIHKAKGDEFDNVFVVLKNEKDFEFFLKTNLFGDEEHRIFYVAISRAVERLFINIPSLSKDDLPKLEGLFNIIEV
- a CDS encoding ribonuclease J; the encoded protein is MTKENKLQIIPLGGLGEIGKNMTIIRYNNQILIIDVGMAFPDDDMPGIDVVIPDMTYIMENKDLVLGVLITHGHEDHIGALPYLLRNLDVPVYGTRLALGIIQTKLNEAKLSNVRTVEIAPRDSVKLGVFKVEFINVSHSIPGAVGLAIHTPLGTVVHTGDFKLDHTPASGEMLDVHKFAELGDRGVLCLLSDSTNVERTGFTPSEKFVGQNIDEAFSSAEGRIIFASFASNVNRLQQAILAAHKYNRKVAVVGRSMVNVVDIASDLGYLDIPEDTLVEVDEIVNLPVEEVCILTTGSQGEPMSALTRMAQHDHRQISISPGDTVIISASPIPGNEKAVARNIDMLFKLGAKVIYEHISGMHVSGHASQEELKLMISMVKPRYFLPVHGEYRMLMKHADLAGELGIPKENTFIAEIGNVIEFTRHGARIADKVTSGRVLIDGLGIGDVGNIVLRDRKQLSQDGILIIVLTLNGANGSILSGPDIVTRGFVYVRESEPMLDEVKENTRRIMARCQQNGIREWASLKNQIRDGVGKQLYDKTKRRPMIIPIIQEVKGL
- a CDS encoding CoA-binding protein → MQNNIQECLNQEIWAVVGVSSDPAKFGHKVYKKLKRSGYTVYPINPKLSEIDGEPCYPSLSSLPTLPDVVSIIVPPSVTEKIIDECAQLGIKRVWMQPGAECQEALRKGREKGLMLVSNECVLVQAQPR
- a CDS encoding energy-coupling factor ABC transporter permease, with the protein product MSKRLQLFIGLLLMLLSVPYKASAMHIMEGFLQPGWAVAWGALTIPFVVLGIFSIKKTISSNPRLKILLAMAGAFAFVLSALKLPSVTGSSSHPTGVGFGAILFGPTAMTVIGVIVLLFQALLLAHGGLTTLGANAFSMAVVGPFVAYGVYKLVQKFRGPQWLGVFLAASLADLATYVMTSVQLALAFPAEVGGFAVSLAKFMGIFAVTQIPLAISEGILTVIIFNALSSYGKEEMKDLKLYTKEV
- a CDS encoding energy-coupling factor ABC transporter substrate-binding protein produces the protein MANSVVEKTKKFSMKVNLVLLLSVVVITVTPLFLLKNAEFSGADGLAEEEIMNLQADYAPWFSPLFVPASGEIESLLFALQAALGAGVIGFGLGYLKGRSKD
- the cbiQ gene encoding cobalt ECF transporter T component CbiQ — protein: MLNTDTYAYASQLKVIEPMQKFIFAILTMGVCLWADNRLISIAVIIIMSSIVILRGGTPLPYFLKLISIPMAFLIISAFTIAIGFSIDQQNFILAIPVANFWLGITQSGLQQSINLFFRVLGSVSCLYFLALSTPMVDLFSVLRKLRLPKLMIEMMELIYRFIFVLLETAGTMYTAQNSRLGYVNLVSGYRSMGSLVSALFIRSYKRSNELYTSLEARGYDGELRVLEEKYVGNKSLLYMAVGINGLLILLASVLK
- a CDS encoding ATP-binding cassette domain-containing protein, encoding MNDTILELRDLHYYYPDGTHALKDVNIKIKKGHVTALLGGNGAGKSTLFHHLNGIVKPSSGIVFFNNQPVNYSRKGLVDLRQSVGMVFQDPDNQLFSASVYQDISYGALNLQLPEEEVRRRVERALVRTGIAHLRNKPTHALSFGQKKRVAIAGVLVMEPRILVLDEPTAGLDPKGISEILKLLKQTQQEMDLTILIATHDIDIVPLFCDYVFVMDEGKVCLEGTCGEVFARKEALRSVNLRLPRVGHLMEILANRDDFELDDIPMTISGARRELKKWRERSGRGQEVFWGD
- a CDS encoding TaqI-like C-terminal specificity domain-containing protein; protein product: MDRSSFKSKAEYMNIDDVCAYLSISKATAKNWIRSNKLKPIEGYGQKSFFLRGEVAALLKQIKSGALPNLKTRRNKAFVSGAVIPKNYLQNKLGIDIVENIIAQTHAIDLPEDYARVILAEYALKLLNSRNMGMRESAKRGDLFSKNPENCILPLYLQDRQVAGCYYSLISDLLEGIKDLEIKISRLSPTLCFPLTYIDGQDVLGLLYMSLQNIGARKTQGVYYTPSTVVRDAVDQLMPELNKNSKLLDPCCGTGNFLIYAHKCMKELEGLYGYDIDPLSVSLTRINMALATKTDNIELLYRNFICQNALLRESQSEFDVIIGNPPWGFNYNLEEQKTLREVYCSAHTKTVESFCVFTEFALKNVIDGGKVAFVLPQSLLNVKIHQPLRDYLWRNAKIKRIRYWDDVFDGVQCPAITLTLEKDQEELGIKGMEVVTNYSAFNINSERVLAQANWNFNLTDEEYTLLQKIESADKIIQLKDKADFALGIVTGDNKKFLSNIRDEFSEPIYRGSDVFKYKCRPAKNFLRFEPSAYQQIAPINLYRAKEKLIYRFIGGKLIFAYDSTQTLTLNSANIMIPKIEDVSVKYILAVLNSRVVQYYFNKRFNTLKILRSQIEDLPIPILAREQQFNIVQKVDGILAGDDPDRVHDLYEAIDVEVKELFGIADSEYESIKRELIRRV